CGTTGTATTCAACTTCcattcaaaaaagttttaaataacttccatatgcacataaaaaattatttttatcgtcTTCAAAAGGCAGTTGATAATATTGAATAACAAAAAGAATTTTGCTTCAATAAACTTACCATGAGCATATTAATTTATCGGTTCGTCTTAAGAAtactctttattatttttttcttgctaGGTAAAAATGGAACACATAAAGCTAATTTTAGTGTCTGTGTATCACAGTCGTTATTTTAAAAGCATGCCGATGTGTATAAATATGTAACCCGTTTGGagattattttttacatcaaaacattacaaaaagcgtataatcaaaacatttaaaatttgtgcTAAATCAGCctggtttttaatataataatgcttcgaacaaaatttgcattttcctgaggaaatttgttgtttattcaaattttttttatttggtccTGTCTACCCTCTTTTTAAGACACTTTTATTAgtttcatacgtatgttagtatttAACGGAAATTTTGAACATGATTATgaccccttcaaaacgtcggttTCACTCAAAATTCGACATAATTATCGTGAACCGATGAGAgctcaataatttaaaaagtttatttgattatcctgatcagaatTTTCATtctaacgatttccatatctgataatatataaatttatttgcgttcccaccatatttatattgaatttttgataaaaaaataatagtctaaaaaactaaaaagaagtaataaagaaatttacatacaaacatacatacatatataaatacaagatACGCACAAAAAACATCATCACTCCttggcagtcgggtaaaaattacaacaaaacgCTGTTATGTAGGTAAAATAtgatgtaatataataataatacttccaTGGAACAACATCAGCTTTGATAATAAACTTACATcaataaaaatggtaaacaGAAGTCAATTTcttgttaattataattcatttaaattacctGAAAATACAGAGACTTTATGACATTCGGATGATAATATTGTGAATTAAATAAGAGAGCGCAATAGGTAATAAttacataactttttaaatattgattggtACGtatgatttgtattttttaatatctgtcAGACCTAATATAATTACCCAAgtcattcaatatttttatattcattaaaatttttataaataaattgttagcTGAAACAATTTACttggtatttaaatttattgcttACTGGCACCGCTGTAACTcgaaacaaaactattttatcgCGAATGTGGATTTTTCACTAAAACACGTAATTCAATTCTATCGAATTATGCCTTTTTTTGCGGTTTCGAGGAAATTAATTCTGTGGGATGAAAGAAAGACcctgtattatttaaaactttgtcTCATATTGTACACCAGGTATTAACCCGAGCtggatttatgtaattttccaggtaaaagtattaaaaaatcattcttttatgaaaattcaacgTTGTGTAAGAATTTCTAGTAAATCTACTTTTCGAGTGTTTGGTCTCTCGCAAATAAGTAGGTACCAGCTGTTTAGTTCACACTTTCGTATAGTACATTCCACGAGTATGAGAGAGTACATACATGTGTACTCATTAAGCAATATGTATAAACAAGAGTGCATGTGTTTTAGCTTCAGTACGAAATCAGGTTTTGTCCGATTTGTGTTGTGTTTTCGTTTTGAATGAAATGGaagtataataaattctaatttCGAGAGTTCAACATTCCCGAATTTTCCAGACTTTCTGGCGGATGAAATCCAGTTGTTGTTCACTTACGCAACATACCTTTTTAGTGAACAGAGTTATGTTTTTGGAATTGAGCATTAATCGAAGAATAGTACTTGAACATCTATCAAAGTTGATTGCTATGATTTGGTCATGGCTGATGGAAGGTCTGAAGCACGATCAATGAGTATCGGCTAAACATTTGGGTCAAGCATTAGCCTAGCAAGGCAAAGACAACCGGTCAAAAACTTACCAACATTAATCACCATCATTGTGCCATGATTGATTGATGATGGGATGATAACACTATAATGACTACTTTGTACaccttgtaaaaaattaatcaattatatctttatcgaaTACCCTATGAAtgacaaaaaaacaaagtaagtaaacatttaatataaattcgatttacgatttcataatatttagtaatcaatatattaattttatatagccGTCCATAACCATTATTACCCATACCCAAAGGGATAAATCAAAATGATTACATCATCTTTTGACATTCATTATTTACTTAAAGAAATTGTAATCAATTCAAAAGATGACTCTTTTTtggttattataatatgtaatattacaACGACGCAATACCATGGTtgtgttaaatatataattcgcagaagctgcgttagctaagtaAATTCCCTcatagattgaaaaaaattacccttttttcttaaaatcgaatgctgcatttttaatttttcaaaaatttttatttcgaaaaataagcaCATAAAGAAAGGCGATAAAGCACATAAAAAATCACAAGGGTCCTTTTTAGCTTACAACTGACCAAAACGTgagtgttttctttcgattaaatgcgatatttacatatttttaagtcgaatttcctccgaaagctgatgatattcgaaaaaatagtttggataaaaaatgttagtttttttatgagaataaactttctaatttaaagtactTTTCTTTCTCTtgccgtttaggatctaaactGTCTATTTAAGAAACcaggagaactaggtccaatctgaagTCAGAACATAATGTGTCCCATCAAACTCAGCAACTTTTGTtaagtcattttttttaatattaactggAAAGTAAGGTATTtgttttatagattaaaatcaCCCACCCTGCATgtacatataaatacatatatacatatatatatatcttaatatatatatttcttgtgtgcgtgtgtatgtaattgaactcctcctagacggctggaccgattttgatgaaattttttctgtgtgttcgtggagattcgagaatggtttagatttacaatttggtccagtacaactgtttttgagggctccgtaccaaaaaaatgaaatttcattaaatggtgggagcgcatataaatcatatcacattatgtatactatgtgtactatgtatttttaatagtattcaggtattgtcaataggcatttattagagccatatgcgagcgcagcgagctctactatcaaaggtcaggccaaaggtcgaaggtcaggccactccaataaataggagttaaattggggtttagcgggatgggtttagcggacaggctaaacgtagtataggtattcatgaattggagttacgtttttacgggacaacgcccgtcggggccgctagtatatatataaatttttattttaacgatggttatttttgacatatattaggttattttttcaaaattccgcCGTCAGTTCAAATTCAATAGCTCCATTCTATCGGAAATTCGCTAACAAGtgagaatattttttgtgtaatcataaaattttaataaatgaaaaggtCGAGGCAATGAAACATCCACAATTACGTACAACATTAAAGCGGCTTTGTTTtgtagaataaatatatttgcatattaCTTTTActtgaaagttttaaaatgagCTTATATTAAGATGTATTTGTATGAAcgatatattgttttatttttttattaagagatGTTCAAGGTAATGATGTTCGATTTACTGAATGTAAGAGGTGCAGTTACCAATTATTAACGTGGTATCAGTTTACTTTTCGACAGATGATACTGTGTGATCAGACAAGTTTGGTAAACTTTGAATGCAATGCTAACCACTcaattataaaacaagtgatTTATGTAAAACCGAAAGAATtagtaataaaatgataaagccaaactaaaaaaaataattgatcgtattgttttgctttaaaattattgttcataGTTGATTTATTTGGTAACAgcttcaaaatgttttattaaacatGATCCCAACTGTTGCCATAATTCTTTGCAGTGGTTTCCGGTATTGATAAAAAACGTATACCTGTTACAAATGGTCATTTATTGTTGTTACACAATCACTTAGATATAATAAAAGAGGCTTATATAAGATAACAGaggatatattatataacaaagaTAAGGCGTTGATAATTATTCTGTATATACCATAGTTATTCCAGGGAAAGGAAAACTACTTCAGTATATGTCTTACCGTCAAATAGGgatttcatcaaatgatggtgaaaataaagtacagatGTAAATTTATAGTCGTTATAAATTACCTGTATAAAGAAGAACCTTTTTCTACTTTGTCCGATTCCAAATGGCTGTAACTTGGAATATACAGGTTGAACCATTTAATCTATACATCTAAATATCTAGCTTTGTAGCTGAGcgatcaaaaaataacttgcagAGTGCGGTGAGGGCtaccataataaataaaaattgcagagTGCGGTGGGGGCTACCATGTTCTAACATCAAATTGGTTCTAGTTTTcgggtttttttaatagcaaattttgatcctaatcGGTAATAGATGAATAACACTTCACTAAGAACTATATTAGTtatctaaaacataaaaaatgttcaaaatctGTTAATTTGCAATTTAGTTAAATTCATTGTATTGGaaaacattttacttttatttttttttattttactgctAGAGTACGGTGAAAGATAATCCGTATTGTCGgagttcattaaaatatttacgattGATTCTTCTTGGCACTGCCTAACTGTCTTCGGTTCTAGCGACATATTTTTCGCTATTTTCGagagttattattaaattacagaactactgaacggattttgatgaaatttgaaatAGAGAAAGCTTATAACCTGGAGTAACACATAGCTTTTTATCCCGATAGTATATTCCCGTGGGACAATTATTACGGCAATGCGACTATCTGaagtatattataatagaaaGTCTTTTTATACTCTTATTCTCATAAAAAGCTAGATTCACCCCGAGGTCTTCACTGCGTGTCAAGTAAGTGGTTGTATACAGTGAATGGTCgtcatgtaaaaatataatttgtgtgaatataaaatttggtttcattGGATTCAAAGACAATACTAAACATAacaatttttcatcatttattacaaaatgaaatacgatttatattacattaaaatatatacagcgTTTCAGCTTTTTTTTGGAGAGAGGGagtataatttatcattttatttcagTGCATATCTAACACATGCTTTTCAAGAATAcgtcaatgaaatttttaaaagccaaTCATAAGAATATGTATAATTAAGGTTCGAAGATGAAAGTAATCAACGAAAAGATGAAATTATCATGTCATTTCACAAACAATTGCCTGTTATTTTAAATCTGATGAATACCACTGAACTTATTTTGGTTTCGCAAAGAACGGCTTTGGTGCAGAGCCTTCTGCTTTTTGTGGTTGACTTGCAATATAATCTAATGCACGTTGAATTGCATCGGGAATTGGTGGGGGCTGTGGTAGGTGAGCTCCAGATGGCTGGAATCCACCTTCATTTGCTATATACGTAAGTTCAATGGGTGTACCATCACttaatttataactaaattttCCAGTTACTTCTAGTGTTTCTGCATCTGTTCCTGGATTCTTGAGTATCCCtgaaaaaattaagatattagGAATTTCCTTCcttttataatgttaaaaataaaacgggCACTAAATACCTGATTCTTCAACAGCTATATCGTTAGCAGTTTCGTATGCAAAACGATAAGACCCATCAGCATTGACACCTTCAGTTTCTGATTTCAGAATTGCAATTGGCTCATCAGCTGGTCGACAAAGAATAGTCGTTATAGTACAAACGAAGAAAATGGACAAAATTATCTGAAACGAAATaagtaaatgaattttaacatGTATTCTTATCGGACTGTATTTCTAAGGTATTTTGGTTATAACATGAAGTCTAAGATCtgaattaggatcgaccttcacctaTCTGCTCACCGAATGaaagttacttttttttgaaatataaaaggtTAACCAATATACCTGCAATGAGTTGCCTAGAAAAATGTGTGAGAAAAAGACTACCCTAGTAAAAGTAccatgagaaaatttttttttaaattttcgccaTGAGTCAAAGGCTTAAAGAATATGAGCAGCTGAATTGTCTGTCTCTTTTCGTTAACTTTTATTGCATATATACAAGTTGATAATCAAAATTACGATCATCTGTTAATATACGGTGGTGATGATTATTTgtgaaatatcaataaaaatgacGTTCGCAGGTTTTCGAAGTTTTGGTATTCTAATTAAAAGTAGCCTTGACCGTATTTTTTTGGcttacagggatatttgttaacattttacattttacaaaaaaaaaaaaagaaaaaaattttcatcagcaAACAAATGGTAAcacaaattaaatagaaattaaatgtTGACCTCCACTAGATATTTCTAGCTCATTTCAAGATCACCAAAAGAAGCACATTGAAtgcttgataatttttttgacactttaaaaaaagcttttctgGAGACTTATCTAGTGGTCCAGTTACTTTTTAACATTCAATATAAAGATTTCTTaaggttataaaaatttatcataatcaCAAACCAATAAATTTCgatattgtgtaaaataaatattgcgtTCGTTAGTCAAAAGCATGAAAATTCATTTGCTTTATTACGGCTAGTAATCTTCctaagtaaaagaaaatattagataaaattagCCAAATGAACTAGATAGGTATATTGCCGggttaaaatttcgaatttactcaaataaaataattaaaaaatcgaatgaCATACagggtaaaaatattttaggttgGTCAAGTCgtgggaataattttttttattacatatttcggCGTGTTAAAACAGATTAATATCTAATATAACAATCTATTCACGTTACCCGTTCTACAGTCAGccaatacaaagtttttgaatgtAATTTCGTAAACTAGAAAATcacaaatatcattttatactcTATTGCAAATTTCGAAAATGTATGTATGCATCCacaaaaattgtgtatttaGTAAAGATATGTTATACTTGCATAATAGTACAtgcttaaaatatattgatataattatataaataaacaaatattaatagaataaaaCACCTTCGACCCTGCGATGTTTGGTCGTTCTAAGAACataccaaacttttttttaaataattcattaaaaatatttgcaagaAAATACTTATAAAAGAAACTGAAAACCCGTTGAAATCAATATCTTCATATAAAAGATCATTTTCTACATCAATTCGTCGAGGAGATGCTATcacaaatttgtttcaaatcagTAATTCAAAAAAGTCCTACAATATTTTTTGGGCGGTTCCTAATAGCTATGCAGGCTAAATTTGGCAGCGATACAGCGGTTGCTGTTTTGAATAGTCAAAAATATGATTTGCTGACTTTCGTTACTGACTGTTCGAAAATACTTAAGATCAAATTTTCCTGAAACAAGTTGGATAAATTTTCTTACGATTAAGCA
This genomic interval from Chrysoperla carnea chromosome 1, inChrCarn1.1, whole genome shotgun sequence contains the following:
- the LOC123305136 gene encoding endocuticle structural glycoprotein SgAbd-8-like, encoding MKLIILSIFFVCTITTILCRPADEPIAILKSETEGVNADGSYRFAYETANDIAVEESGILKNPGTDAETLEVTGKFSYKLSDGTPIELTYIANEGGFQPSGAHLPQPPPIPDAIQRALDYIASQPQKAEGSAPKPFFAKPK